A part of Acropora palmata chromosome 6, jaAcrPala1.3, whole genome shotgun sequence genomic DNA contains:
- the LOC141883292 gene encoding uncharacterized protein LOC141883292 isoform X1, producing MIMQELRRFTINNKQMGTNCSKSTRVIVPTSEQWKPDARSSPSNSSAANSGSTIRTLTDASIWNPFRLDVTEAEELLSKAEPGAFIFSHDVTSELFLSISMGNYVCHHAILSRDHGYYVGARRFSTIGAVVDYFKDNPLGETFLKQEFKSPLPKCTSQVQIKQHPDINISFPPLVPKNDEYELFAEGETLRTLQQTSCANESKSVITTQTSYCKSVHDQTSETQDSHLLVSMQIRKQRGCSKITADSTLKRLTRSIAFDKAETSGEIQEACFSPIVIQRSPVMKS from the exons atgataatGCAAGAATTAAGAAGATTTACCATAAACAATAAACAGATGGGAACAAATTGTTCAAAGTCGACAAGGGTTATTGTTCCCACATCAGAGCAATGGAAGCCCGATGCACGAAGTTCTCCCTCGAATTCATCAGCGGCTAACTCGGGTTCAACGATACGAACGTTAACAGACGCTTCCAT ttgGAATCCCTTTAGACTTGACGTAACCGAGGCTGAGGAGTTACTCTCGAAAGCCGAACCTGGTGCCTTTATATTTTCACATGATGTGACCTCGGAACTATTTCTCTCAATATC TATGGGAAACTACGTGTGTCACCATGCGATTTTGTCACGTGATCATGGATATTACGTAGGCGCCAGACGCTTCTCAACAATTGGTGCAGTGGTTGATTACTTCAAAGATAATCCTTTGGGGGAAACTTTCTTAAAACAAGAG TTTAAGTCGCCGCTTCCAAAGTGCACGTCACAAGTTCAAATTAAGCAGCATCCCGACATTAACATCTCCTTCCCACCACTAGTCCCAAAAAATGATGAATATGAGCTGTTCGCAGAAGGTGAGACATTGAGAACATTGCAGCAGACGTCCTGTGCCAATGAATCAAAATCAGTAATCACAACGCAGACGTCATACTGCAAATCAGTTCATGATCAAACCTCGGAAACTCAAGATAGCCACTTGCTCGTCTCCATGCAGATTCGTAAACAACGAGGGTGTTCCAAGATTACAGCTGATTCCACGTTAAAACGGCTGACTAGAAGCATAGCTTTTGACAAAGCAGAGACTTCAGGAG AAATTCAAGAAGCGTGCTTTTCTCCAATCGTCATTCAGAGAAGTCCTGTAATGAAATCCTAG
- the LOC141883291 gene encoding manganese-dependent ADP-ribose/CDP-alcohol diphosphatase-like: MVIDSNNEGDVLFVFGLITDIQYADIDDRPNYSKTKWRRYRNALSCLQRAVNHWKTQAPSPMFIIQLGDIIDGFNTEVVTTDKNERNISREALDAVLQEFSKLPSNTPVLHNIGNHELYNFSRQELENSALHPANSCFHVLEPIPECVQNERKPFYFSFTPHPKFCFLHLDSYEISILGVKENSHEYEEASQILRKYNQNDDLHSPDGLQGLEQRFVKFNGAVSRKQLSWLHTVLTQVESKNQKAVIFSHVPLFPGIGDAGTLLWNYEDVLDVLWQFSCVVACFHGHTHKWDYARDNHGIHHCIFDAVVEAPLDSNAFATVQVKSNSIVINGFGVTPTRELEFQ, encoded by the coding sequence ATGGTCATTGACTCTAATAACGAAGGCGATGTTTTGTTCGTCTTTGGTTTGATTACGGACATTCAATATGCAGACATCGACGATCGACCGAATTATTCAAAGACAAAATGGCGTCGATACCGAAACGCATTGTCTTGTTTACAAAGAGCAGTGAATCACTGGAAAACGCAGGCTCCTTCACCAATGTTTATCATTCAACTTGGAGATATCATTGACGGCTTTAATACAGAGGTTGTGACTACAGATAAGAATGagagaaatatttcacgagAAGCTTTAGACGCTGTCTTACAGGAATTTTCCAAGCTTCCTTCCAACACTCCTGTATTACATAACATTGGTAATCATGAGTTGTATAACTTCTCACGACAAGAGCTTGAAAATTCTGCCCTTCATCCTGCCAACTCATGCTTTCACGTGCTTGAGCCAATTCCAGAGTGTGtccaaaatgaaagaaaaccattttatttcagttttacaCCTCATCCcaagttttgctttttgcactTGGACAGCTATGAAATTAGCATTCTTGGAGTAAAGGAAAATTCACATGAGTATGAGGAAGCTTCTCAAATCCTGCGAAAGTACAATCAAAATGATGACCTTCACAGTCCAGATGGCCTACAAGGCCTTGAGCAACGCTTTGTGAAATTCAACGGAGCTGTAAGCAGGAAACAATTATCATGGCTTCATACTGTGCTTACTCAGGTAGAAAGCAAGAACCAAAAAGCTGTAATATTCAGCCATGTTCCATTATTTCCTGGAATTGGAGATGCAGGCACACTGTTGTGGAATTATGAGGATGTACTTGATGTGTTATGGCAATTTAGCTGTGTTGTTGCCTGTTTCCATGGTCACACTCATAAATGGGACTATGCCAGGGACAACCATGGTATCCATCACTGCATTTTTGATGCTGTAGTGGAAGCACCATTAGATTCAAATGCATTTGCCACAGTTCAGGTCAAGAGCAATTCTATAGTGATTAATGGGTTTGGTGTTACACCAACTCGAGAGCTAGAATTCCAATGA
- the LOC141883292 gene encoding uncharacterized protein LOC141883292 isoform X2 — protein sequence MIMQELRRFTINNKQMGTNCSKSTRVIVPTSEQWKPDARSSPSNSSAANSGSTIRTLTDASIWNPFRLDVTEAEELLSKAEPGAFIFSHDVTSELFLSISMGNYVCHHAILSRDHGYYVGARRFSTIGAVVDYFKDNPLGETFLKQEFKSPLPKCTSQVQIKQHPDINISFPPLVPKNDEYELFAEEIQEACFSPIVIQRSPVMKS from the exons atgataatGCAAGAATTAAGAAGATTTACCATAAACAATAAACAGATGGGAACAAATTGTTCAAAGTCGACAAGGGTTATTGTTCCCACATCAGAGCAATGGAAGCCCGATGCACGAAGTTCTCCCTCGAATTCATCAGCGGCTAACTCGGGTTCAACGATACGAACGTTAACAGACGCTTCCAT ttgGAATCCCTTTAGACTTGACGTAACCGAGGCTGAGGAGTTACTCTCGAAAGCCGAACCTGGTGCCTTTATATTTTCACATGATGTGACCTCGGAACTATTTCTCTCAATATC TATGGGAAACTACGTGTGTCACCATGCGATTTTGTCACGTGATCATGGATATTACGTAGGCGCCAGACGCTTCTCAACAATTGGTGCAGTGGTTGATTACTTCAAAGATAATCCTTTGGGGGAAACTTTCTTAAAACAAGAG TTTAAGTCGCCGCTTCCAAAGTGCACGTCACAAGTTCAAATTAAGCAGCATCCCGACATTAACATCTCCTTCCCACCACTAGTCCCAAAAAATGATGAATATGAGCTGTTCGCAGAAG AAATTCAAGAAGCGTGCTTTTCTCCAATCGTCATTCAGAGAAGTCCTGTAATGAAATCCTAG